GCCCTCTGCCCTTCAGCCCAGCTCATGAAGAACACGGGTGTGATTCTCGCCAACGATGCCAATGCTGAGCGGCTCAAGAGTGTCGTGGGCAACTTGCACCGGCTGGGAGTCACCAACACCATCATCAGCAACTACGACGGGCGCCAGTTCCCCAAGGTGGGACTCCCTTCTGCGTGTCTCTCCTGAGATTGTGTTCCAGCCCCCCTGCCCTCTTCTGATCTCAGGATATTGAGACTTGCCTCTAGGAAATACAAGGTTTGGCTCAGGTTACCCAGAATGGCTGATTATCCTGCCCTTTTCCCCAGGTGGTGGGGGGCTTTGACCGAGTCCTACTGGATGCTCCTTGCAGTGGCACTGGGATCATCTCCAAGGACCCAGCTGTGAAGACTAACAAGGTGAGGAGGCAGGGTTGGGCGACCAGTTGAAGTGGGGGTTGGGGCCTGGAGAGCcagagtgggaggtgggggaccCCCTGAGCAGCCAGCAGTGCCTTTTGAAATTCCAATGCCCTGGATCTCTGTCTGGGGACAGGATGAGAAGGACATTCTGCGCTGTGCTCACCTTCAGAAGGAGCTGCTCCTGAGTGCTATCGACTCTGTCAGTGCCACCTCCAAGACAGGAGGCTACCTTGTGTACTGCACCTGCTCTATCACGGTGAGGCCTGGCAGTGGAGCCcagggggcctgggctggggctccTCAGCCCATCCTTCATCTCCAgctctttgccttttccttccGTCTCCATCTGCCCCCATATGTCAGGTGGAAGAGAATGAGTGGGTGGTAGACTACGCACTGAAAAAGAGGAATGTGCGGCTTGTGCCCACTGGCCTGGACTTCGGCCAGGAGGGCTTTACCCGCTTCCGGGAAAGGCGCTTCCACCCCACTCTGCGTTCTACCCGCCGCTTCTACCCTCACACCCACAACATGGATGGTTTCTTTATTGCCAAGTTCAAGAAATTCTCCAATTCTATCCCCCAGTCCCAAACAGGTAAGCTCTCTGTAACATTCGTTGCCACCTTTGCTTTCTCTGCCTCTCAGGAAGCTTTTTAGGGTGGCTGCAGGGAGGGGTCGGGTCTCTGCCTCCCTATCCCAGCTTTGCTTACTTGGGTGAGGGACCCCTTTCATCCCAGCGACATTTGTTCCCAAGCTTGGACCCCATTCGGGTATGTTAAAGGGTTCATGCAGGTGGGGCCTTTTCCTTGATTCTGCCAAGTGGCTGCAGTTGTTTGGCACTAAATGCATTCGCAGTGCGGGTGTGGTTTGTCTTCCTTCTTGGCGAGGCTGCCTTACTGGTAATAGACCTCTTCTGGTCCAGCCTTGTTGGCACTGGGTTGGCACACGACTCCTCCGAACTATCAGCGGTTCTCTGAGCCCATCATACTAATTGGAGATCTGTTTCCCAGCCATCTTGAGGAGTCTGGCCtcaaggggaggggtggggttgcTGAAACAGGCCCGAGGGCTTTGCCTGCTGGGATGTCACCCTGGGTTTAGTTGGAAGAAAGAGAGGCAAGCCTGCCTTCTCTGGATACAAACTTCATGACTTACTGCGTTGATTTCTTTTAATAAACAGTGCCTCCTAACAGAAGTCACATCTGAACATTAACAGAACAAAAATCTCTTTGAGAAGTAGCAAaatttcctgtaatttttttgctctatctttaaaaatctgtgtttaaGTACATGTTTAATATATGTCAGTCTTCATTTATGAAGACTAGCTTGTTTCTAGTTGCTCTGTGTGCAGCTCATCAAAATCTGCATTTCCAAAAGATTTTTGCATTTCCATCAAAAATCTTTCCCGATTAAAAGAAAGGCCCACCCAGTGCTTGAGGTTTATTCAGGATTCACCTCTCCTTAGAGTGTCTCATTACCTGCTGGCCTCAAGGGGGTACAGCCTCCTCTAAAAACCTTTTGGACCAAGGATGGGTAGTGATCCCTTCTCTTTAATATAGGGTTCAAATTCGACTTGAGTATAGGTGAGGCTAAGTAATCTGAATCTTAAGTAATCTACTTTTTAGATAGCTCCCAATTGTGCGGAACACTTGGCCAAGAGATAGTACCCGGGCAGTTTTCTTATTGTACTCCCTCTGCTTATCTCCACCACTGATGATCAAGGCTCAGTGATGAGGCCTGTTTTCTGAAAccattctatttaattttaaccCCAGGAAATTCTGCAACATCAACCCCTACAAACCCAGACTTGCCCAGCCCGAAAGGGGAGGTGACTCCCAAGCCTGAGGGCAGCAGCCAGCCTGCCAAGAAGGCCAGAGTGGCTGTGCAAGCAAAGCAGCGGCTGCAGAAACGGCAACTTCCCAAGAAGGCTTCTTTCCAAAAGCAGAATGGCATCTCCAAAGGGACAGGCTCAGAATTGTCCACTGTGTCTTCTGTCACAAAGGTCCAACCTTCCTCTAAGCTCCAGGATAGCAAGCAGCCAGCTGAGAAAGCAGTAGTGGTCAGGGAACCAAAGATGGCTGGGAGACTAAAACAGTCACCCAAACTGCAGTCCTCCAAGAAAGTTGCCTTCCCAAAGCAGTGTGTTCCTCCCAAGGGCACGGACCCAGAAATCCCTCCTGTGCCATCCCTCTCCAAGACCCAGGATGCTTTCAAGCCTGAGGACCGCAATCAGCCCCTTGGGAACAATACCACAGGGGCTGAGAAGGTAAAGCAGCAGTTGCCAGAGCAATCTTTCAAGAAAACTGCCTTCCAGAAACAGAATGGCACCCCCAAGGGACCTAAGACTCCCACCATGTCCCCTCGCAGTTCTAGCAGGCCCCCACCAGCGAAGAGGAGAAAATCGCAGTCCAGAGGCAGCAGCCAACCACTGCCCTCTTCAGTGGATGGTTGAACTAGACTGGGGTGGTTCATTGCCATTGTTACTAGGTTGGAGCTCTTACCTCCGTGAGGATGGCTTTCCCACCATGGATATGAAATTTAATACACAATTTGCAATCTTGCCAttgtggtttttttgctgttattttgtttttctgagggTTCTGGATGTTGGCTTTGCTGCTTTTAAGGgtaggggtgggagggtgggataGGGATCCTCTGAAGAGGGGATCGTGTGGTATACTGAGAAATCAAGTCAATTCCAGGCACCTGGGATCCTTTGACTTCCCCAGGGACCCAGGAGAAGGCGAGGCAGAGCCTGGGTGTTCAGACTGGAGCGAGGAGGGCAATAGGAGTGTAGGGAAGATGGATTTCGCGCTACTACAACCATGGAGTAGtggaggatctgggtttgatgaCTCTCTGCCATCCTGGTTGGATTCCGGGCACAAGCAAGCGGTCCGCTCAGACCAGGGCTCAGCCTCAGACCCGGAAAGGTCGGTCCAGGTGCCAGCTTCTCAACGAGCCTTTCATTGGCTTtcttcctgccctcctcctctccgCTGACCTCTGCCCCCTCGATCGAGCTGTCTGATTGGCTGCCACACGTCCCCCTGGCGCCTCATTGGCTCTTCTCCCTCACCCTCCATCCCTGTTCCTGCACTAGTCTCCATCTCCCAGCAGAAGGCGCAGCCATGAATCCGTTATTCGGCCCcaatctcttcctcctccagcaggagcagcagggccTGGCCGGGCCGCTGGGGGACCCCCTGGGAGGTGACCACTTGGCCGGAGGCGGGGACTTGCCTCCGGCGCCGCTAGCCCCGGCCGGCCCGGCTCCCTATTCGCCCCCCGGGCCGGGCCCGGCGCCCCCCGCCGCCATGGCGCTCCGCAACGACTTGGGCTCCAACATCAACGTGCTCAAGACCCTGAACCTCCGCTTCCGCTGCTTCCTGGCCAAGGTGCACGAGTTGGAGCGCCGCAACCGGCTGCTGGAGAAGCAGCTGCAGCAGGCGCTGGAGGAGGGTAAGCAGGGCCGGCGGGGCCTGGCTCGCCGCGACCAGGCCGTGCAGACCGGTTTCATCAGCCCCGTCCGGCCCCTGGGGCTGCCCCTGGGCTCCCGGCCGGCCGCAGTCTGCACCCCGTCGGCGCGGGTGCTGGGGTCGCCCGCGCGCTCCCCGGCCGGCCCCCTCGCGCCCTCCGCGGCCTGCCACCCAGCGCCCTCCACCTCCGCCTCCACCGCCTACTCCTCGTCGGCCCGCTTCATGCCCGGCACCATCTGGTCCTTCTCTCACGCCCGCCGGCTCGGGCCGGGACTGGAGCCCACGCTGGTGCAAGGGCCTGGCCTGTCGTGGGTGCACCCCGACGGGGTGGGCGTCCAGATCGACACCATCACCCCCGAGATCCGCGCCCTCTACAACGTGCTGGCCAAAGTGAAGCGGGAGCGGGACGAGTACAAGCGGAGGTAGGGACCGGGAAGGTGGGGACGGCGCACACCGTCAGGCCACACTCGGGCCGGCCGGGGCTAGCTGTGCCTCCGGGAGCCGATGGGGCCCAAAAATCAGGGAGGAGTCAATAAGAGTAAAAAAGTTCCTGCTGTGCAAGGAGGAGCTTGGAAGTCCGTAAGACGACGGAATTGGATACTCTGAGACTAGAATCCACAGCAAATGCAGAAGTCAGACCTGTGACAGGAAGGAGTCTAGGAGTGGATACTGCGGGGGAACTCATGTTCTTCtggcttttctctctgtctcatcCAGGCTGCAGTGTTTGAATGACTGTGTTAACGCTGGGGTTTTGTGAGGTGCGAAAGGGATGTGGGTCTGAGAGGTCACATCTAAGCTACCACTCACCTGCAACCATCTCAGCCCTGGcagtgattttgtgatataagcTCCACGTAGTGATCAAAAGTTAGAGGCAAAGGATGTAGCTTTAATGTGGGAGTCTTAAGTGAAAtaagaaggggggtggggagtgcaCCTTGCAGTGGGTGATCCTGCTGCTGCTCAGGGTTTCCCAAAGTCGTGTCCATGGAAGCTGTGGGCCCACTCTAGTCCATCCTCAAGACTGGGGACCTCAGGGCATTTCTGGGAGCAGGTCAAAAAAGAGGGATGGAAGAGTGAAGGGAattccctgggggagggggaggggattgTTCTTGCCATAGGGCTAGTGGAAGTTGGGGGAATCTGAAAGTGCAGAGTCCAAGCTGGAGGAAGTGTGAAGAGGGCAGCAAGTACTGAGTAGGAGAAGGTTGGAAATTTGGACACACCCATAATATAAAGCAGCTGGGGCAGGCCTGGTCACTCTGAGGATGGAGCGTTGACTTTCTGCACAGATTCCTTTGGGTTATCAcagggggcctgggaggggacTCAGTGCTGGAGTGCTGGCTGCATCCCAGTGGATCCCTTAGAGGGTTGATAACTAGGCTGTTGGAACAGGAGCATGAGCACAGGCAGCACTTTATAGACTCTGACCAAGGTGCCATGGTTGAAGAAGGAGGTAACTGGTCAGAGGCAGGCTTTGCCTTCAGGTTCAGCCTCTTAATGAGCTACTCTGACCCCTTGTGGGCAGACTTGGGAATTACCCTTGCAACCCAGCAGAGCAGAGATGTGTGTCTGGTGGGGGACTGGCTGAATGTTCTGGGAAATGACTGCTCCCTCTGGGGGTGACCTTCAGGGATCTGTAACCTGCCAGAGTCTAGCAGATCACAGGCTTTCAGGGGTTGAGTCCCGTCCTAATGCTGGCTGGCTTCCTTCCTTAGTTGTAGTCCATGTTTAAGTGTCTTTGGGAGACTCAGTTATCCTAAAACCAGTGCTACCCAGAAccatcctgcccctgccccagcctcgaCCCCTGCAGAAATGAATCAGCACAGTCAGCAGTGGAACATGGGCAGTCTGGAATACatccataaccacagcaacaactgCTGGTCTcagggacacttttttttttttttttttaactgaaagagTGTTTGTCCTTGGTCCAGCTGTCCAGGGCAACAAAGAGTTATTCCTTAGGGATGGATGATCTCATGGCTCTGCAGCACACTGCTGTGCAGAGGGCCCCACAGCCAGACTTGGATGGTACGTGACCCTGGCAGTTACTCACTCTTCCCATCCCAGATCCCCTGCCCTCGATCTGTTCTCTTTATAGCAACACTCACTCCTGTCTGTAGCCTAGAAGATACCGGCAGAGTTTGAGCACTGGAAAGGAGCTAGGCCTCCTGGTTCCAAGTTCAGCTCTCCTGCCTTTCATGACCTTGGGTGGGTCTCTTTTTCCTGGCCTTAGGTTTTCTAATATAGGAGTGGCCCCTGCTTCCTCACTTCACTCAAGGATGCCATTTATTTAGAAGAGAGGGTGTTTGCTGGATGTAAAACACACGGAAATTGCTCACATTTGACCCATATTTAGAGAACCTTGTGAGACCAGATTTGAATGGAGGTCAGAATGAACCTATCTGTGGGAAAATCTAGCTGGAGTACAAATAGAATTTTAACCAGCTTCCAGATGattgattttcagttttgtttttttagcccTGTAAGATTTTATTAATCTTAATCCTTACCTAATTTCCGTACTTACGTTTCTACCTGAAACTGTTGAGTTCACTGTCCTGTCCTTCCTGATGCATCTTGTCCAGGGTTATTGTCCCCTTGTCAGCTTGCTTCCTCCAGGGACGCTTGGACCCCAGGGCCTTCAGAGTACCACATCCCATGCCCTCATGTTGCgaagaaactaaggcccagagagaaTGCCAGAGCAAAAGGGAGGAGGACAGAGAGGAGAACGTGGGGGCTGGCAGGGAAGGCTGGGCGGGGAGCCAGGAAGGCGGGAGCTGGGCTGTGCGCTGAGCTGGCGGATGGAGGCCCGgctgcctgcctcctccctgtCCAGCTGGGAGGGGCAGCCGCAGTGATGCCAAGGAGTTATTATTAGGAATACTGCAGTGCGGGTGTGAGTGAGGAACAGGAGAGCAGGGCGAGATGGGACTGGAGGGAGAGcccagggcagagagcagaggcatctgggagcagagatggagggcaggggaggaCTGAAGCCTAGGCCTGCAGAGTGTGTTCTCTGCGCTCTTCCCAGCCACCTTTCTGGTGCTGAAGTTTCTCTCCTGGTGCAATTCCCCTCCTGTCTCAGCCTGAAAGAAGTCTTCCCAGGATGGGGGAGAAGTGCTGGGCTATGTCAATGGGTCTGAGAGGTCCTGCTGTTCCGGCCAACCTTGGGGAGGGGGTCCTGACATCAATCCTAAGCAGTGGTGTTGCCCTCGCCCCTGCCCTTCAGCCTCCACCATGCAGTGGAGGATGCTCTGGCTTGCTCCCAGCCCTGGGAAAGGGACCCTGCCTTGATGGGGAGTGTCTTTTGGCTTATTCGTGGTCTTAGGCTCTGCATTCTGGAACCTGGGAGATGCCTGCCACCTCTTGGTCTCATCCAGCACATCAGCGAGGCACTTCTGCACGCTCCAgtttccctctccctctgggcGTGGGTGCTTGGTGATCCCAGGCTCCAGCTTGCAGAGCTTGAGTGCTTCAGGCCAGCCTGGGCACCTCTCTGCGGCTCACTAGGGCCTCTGGGTGGGCACTTTCTGGAGCCTGTGGGGATGGACTTGGAGCATCTCCTCCCAGGCTCTTGACCAACTCTGTTGATGCGGTGTGTGTCCCGCAGCTGCTTTTGCAGGGTTAATGGTACCCCAGGAGGCAGGGCAGCGGGCTCGAGGAGCTCTGTTCTGGTGCGGGCAGGAGGCGGGAGCCTGGATCTGAGGACTGAAGGTGGGAGAGCGGGCCAGGCGGGCCTGGCGGTCTGGTgcgggcaggaggagggggacgAGGCTGGGCCGGGGCCTGAGCGGGACGGGCTCTGCGAGGGACCAGAGCAGCCGCAGTTGCTCTTAACTGTAGTTCGCGGTGCGAGGTCAGCAGTTCCGGGAAGGCAGCTGGTGAGCTGGGCACCGGTGCCTCGTCTTGGCGGAAGCTCTTGGGGGCAGCGGCCAGGGCGGCGGCAGCTGCCTGAGCCgggcaggagggggcggggcccggaGGGGCGGAGCCTGAGCCCACCTGCCGCCCTCGCGCCTCCGCAGGTGGGAAGAGGAGTACGCGGTGCGGCTACAGCTGCAGGAGCGCGTGGACGAGCTCCAGGAGGTGAGGGCCGCCCTCCGccctggcccccccaccccccgaccccaaACCCCACGGCCCCCGCTCTCACGCCCGCAGTGCGCTCACGCGGGTCCTCCTGACTGCAGGAAGCCCAGGAGGCCGACGCCTGCCAGGAGGAGCTGGCCATGAAGGTGGAGCAGCTGAAGGCCGAGCTGGTGGTCTTCAAGGGGCTCATGAGCAACGTGAGTGCGGCCGCGTCCCCCTTGCGCCTCCCGCGCGCTCTGCCGGCTCGGCCCTGAGGCGTCCAGGGCCAGGCGCAGCAGGCCTTCTTCACCGTCCCTGCCTCCACTTCGCCCTGCTTCCTTTTTCCCCTTGGCCACCCCAAGAAGGAGGGGAGTTcgctagtatccatcaggatgcgagTTCGactcctgtccttgctcagtgcattaaggatcctgtgttgctgttgctgtggctgtggtgtaggccagcagctgtagctccaattcaacccctagcctgggaacttccatatgcctctagtgtggctctaaaaaaaaaaagagagagagcgagcaggAGGAACAGAAGCCCTTGTGGCCTCCACCACTACTCAGGGTTTTTTGCTTGCGTTGTGGCCCTGGGTGAAGTCCTtcctgccctgcctctgcctccaggccTGTGGAACAGGATAGTGAAGCATGTCCTTTGCGGGATGGTTCTGAAGGGCATCATCATGGAGTTAGGGTGGTGCCTGCTCAGGGTGAGCTAGTGCGGTCATCACTGCAGTATTTTTTCCGTTCTCATAGCCCCCGTGGTCTCACTCTCTCTCTGGGAACCTAAGTTCCAGGAGGGAGCCCCCCTGcatgtcccaggcactgtgccaCGCCTTTTCGGGGCCCTGGTTGGCCAGGGAGCCATTTGCCTGAGCAGAGTGCTGGGGGCCCCGGGGAGGGGGCATCCGGGAAAAGTGACACCTGCTCGGAGTTGCCGAAGACGTTTGACTGACTGGGAGGATGAGGGCAGCTCACCAGCCCCTCTGGCCTGCCTCACCACTCCTCACGCCTCCTGCGCAGAACCTGTCAGAGCTGGACACAAAGATCCAGGAGAAGGCCATGAAGGTGGACATGGACATCTGCCGCCGCATCGACATCACCGCCAAGCTCTGCGATGTGGCTCAGCAGCGGAACTGCGAGGACATGATCAAGATGTTCCAGGTGAGGGCTCGGGACTGCctcgcccggccccgcccctgccgCCAGGTGCCCGAGCTGAGCGCCCTCAGCAGGGGGGGGCTGGCCCCGCCCCCTTCTCTGGGACCTTAGTGTGGCATCTTGGGGGCGAGGCTGGGGGGCGAGGAACAGCCTCTGGAGAGGAGTTTGGAGCTGTCTCTAATGCCGTCTCtcccccctcttctctcctgtctgcctcctctcctctcttcctttcatcTTCTCTTGCTTCCTCCACAGAAGAAGCTGGTTAGTTTTGCTCTCACGCAAGCTTCTTGCGTCCTGCCCGTTTCTCAGCTCCGGGCCTCCCGGCCCAGCGGGCTCTCAGCACAGACCCCCCTCCCCTGAgcctcctgctccccccaccccttctctcgGCTCCATTTCTCCCCCCCTTCGCCCTCCGGCTTCCAGATCTGGATGTGTGACTCAGGTTCTGCTTTGTCAACTCTGcggccccctccttcctccttgcaGCCTGAAACTTGCCTCTTAGTTCAGTCCTTTCACTGGAAAGACGCTAGAAAGGAACTCCTCTGAGCCATTCCGCGCATCTTAGTGTGGTCACGGCCAGCCATTTCCCCCTGATCTTACTgctctgttttctctgtttcttctctgtctccctcctcgTCTGCAGCCCCGTCCCCATCCGTGTCTGTCTGCCGGTCTCGGCGACTCTGGCGTTTCCGTTGTTCCGTCCTGTAACCGTGTCTTCTCTCTGTCCGCCCGCCCACCCTTCCCGCTGGTCCCTGCTGCCCCGCCCGCCGGCGCCCACGCCCTTCTCCTCATGCACCCGGCCTCGTCTCTGTAGTCTCTGCACTTGTCTCCCATTAAGGTCCCGTCCATGGGGGGGCGGAAGCGGGAGCGCAAGGCTGCCGTCGAGGAGGACACCTCCCTGTCAGAGAGTGACGGGCCCCGCCACCCCGACGGGGATGAGGAGGAGAGCGCGGCCCTGAGCATCAACGAGGAGATGCAGCGCATGCTGAACCAGCTGTGAGTCCCGCAGGCCCCTCGCCGCCCCGAGGCCGGAGctcccccagcagccccctccccgccgcccgccTTGACGCCGGGCTCCGTGTCTCTAGGAGGGAGTATGATTTTGAGGACGACTGTGACAGCCTGACTTGGGAGGAGACGGAGGAGACCCTGCTGCTGTGGGAGGATTTCTCAGGCTATGCCCTGGCCGCCGCAGAGGCCCCGGGAGAGGTAACCGCCCTCCCGGCCATGGGGCCTGGCTCCTCCTCCCTGGGCACCAGGCCCGTCTCCTCCCCGCCCGCCGTCCACTCCGCGCTCTGTCTTCCCTCTGTGGCCACCATCCGTCACCAGCTTCTCCCTTGTGCTGTGTGCTCGTCCTCTCTCTCTCGCCAGCTGCCTCTaacctgcctctctctctcccctgccttGCCTGTGGCGCCCCGtcctgtccctcccctcccctctggcctccCCCTGCTTCCCTTTCCACTCCAGCAGCCGGAAGACAGTTTGGAGAAGGTGATTAAAGACACCGAGTCCCTGTTCAAAACCCGGGAGAAAGAATATCAGGAAACCATTGACCAGATAGAGGTAAGGCCGTGAGCTGAAGCCAAGGGGCCCAGCTGGTGGGTTCTGAGCCAGGCGGCAGGTGCGGTGGCCTCACCCCTGTGGGACTCCAGATGCCAGGGCTTCCCTGTTTCTTCCTGGCGAGTGGGGAGTGGTCTTGCTGTAGTGCCTCTGGTGGCTCCTTGagacctggggctggggagggaagcagaCAGCTGTGGGCTTAGATCTCAGCTCTGTCACTCATGGCCTTCCACTCTTTTAACAAGCTGCTGCTTTGCTCTGAGcctattccttttgtttgtttggttcgttttgttttttgcttttttagggccgcacccttggcatgtggacttcccaggctgagggtcaaatcagagctacagctgccgccctacaccacagccacagcaactcgggatccttgacccactgagcgaggccagggatcgaacccgcatcctcacagatcctagtcgggttcgttaaccgctaagccatgaagggaattccagccacga
Above is a genomic segment from Phacochoerus africanus isolate WHEZ1 chromosome 7, ROS_Pafr_v1, whole genome shotgun sequence containing:
- the IFFO1 gene encoding non-homologous end joining factor IFFO1 isoform X7 translates to MNPLFGPNLFLLQQEQQGLAGPLGDPLGGDHLAGGGDLPPAPLAPAGPAPYSPPGPGPAPPAAMALRNDLGSNINVLKTLNLRFRCFLAKVHELERRNRLLEKQLQQALEEGKQGRRGLARRDQAVQTGFISPVRPLGLPLGSRPAAVCTPSARVLGSPARSPAGPLAPSAACHPAPSTSASTAYSSSARFMPGTIWSFSHARRLGPGLEPTLVQGPGLSWVHPDGVGVQIDTITPEIRALYNVLAKVKRERDEYKRRWEEEYAVRLQLQERVDELQEEAQEADACQEELAMKVEQLKAELVVFKGLMSNNLSELDTKIQEKAMKVDMDICRRIDITAKLCDVAQQRNCEDMIKMFQKKLVPSMGGRKRERKAAVEEDTSLSESDGPRHPDGDEEESAALSINEEMQRMLNQLREYDFEDDCDSLTWEETEETLLLWEDFSGYALAAAEAPGEQPEDSLEKVIKDTESLFKTREKEYQETIDQIE
- the IFFO1 gene encoding non-homologous end joining factor IFFO1 isoform X8, which translates into the protein MNPLFGPNLFLLQQEQQGLAGPLGDPLGGDHLAGGGDLPPAPLAPAGPAPYSPPGPGPAPPAAMALRNDLGSNINVLKTLNLRFRCFLAKVHELERRNRLLEKQLQQALEEGKQGRRGLARRDQAVQTGFISPVRPLGLPLGSRPAAVCTPSARVLGSPARSPAGPLAPSAACHPAPSTSASTAYSSSARFMPGTIWSFSHARRLGPGLEPTLVQGPGLSWVHPDGVGVQIDTITPEIRALYNVLAKVKRERDEYKRRWEEEYAVRLQLQERVDELQEEAQEADACQEELAMKVEQLKAELVVFKGLMSNNLSELDTKIQEKAMKVDMDICRRIDITAKLCDVAQQRNCEDMIKMFQKKLSLHLSPIKVPSMGGRKRERKAAVEEDTSLSESDGPRHPDGDEEESAALSINEEMQRMLNQLREYDFEDDCDSLTWEETEETLLLWEDFSGYALAAAEAPGEQPEDSLEKVIKDTESLFKTREKEYQETIDQIELELATAKNDMNRHLHEYMEMCSMKRGLDVQMETCRRLITQSGDRKSPAFTAVPLSDPPPPPSEAEDSDRDVSSDSSMR
- the IFFO1 gene encoding non-homologous end joining factor IFFO1 isoform X1, with the protein product MNPLFGPNLFLLQQEQQGLAGPLGDPLGGDHLAGGGDLPPAPLAPAGPAPYSPPGPGPAPPAAMALRNDLGSNINVLKTLNLRFRCFLAKVHELERRNRLLEKQLQQALEEGKQGRRGLARRDQAVQTGFISPVRPLGLPLGSRPAAVCTPSARVLGSPARSPAGPLAPSAACHPAPSTSASTAYSSSARFMPGTIWSFSHARRLGPGLEPTLVQGPGLSWVHPDGVGVQIDTITPEIRALYNVLAKVKRERDEYKRRWEEEYAVRLQLQERVDELQEEAQEADACQEELAMKVEQLKAELVVFKGLMSNNLSELDTKIQEKAMKVDMDICRRIDITAKLCDVAQQRNCEDMIKMFQKKLVPSMGGRKRERKAAVEEDTSLSESDGPRHPDGDEEESAALSINEEMQRMLNQLREYDFEDDCDSLTWEETEETLLLWEDFSGYALAAAEAPGEQPEDSLEKVIKDTESLFKTREKEYQETIDQIELELATAKNDMNRHLHEYMEMCSMKRGLDVQMETCRRLITQSGDRKSPAFTAVPLSDPPPPPSEAEDSDRDVSSDSSMR
- the IFFO1 gene encoding non-homologous end joining factor IFFO1 isoform X2, whose translation is MNPLFGPNLFLLQQEQQGLAGPLGDPLGGDHLAGGGDLPPAPLAPAGPAPYSPPGPGPAPPAAMALRNDLGSNINVLKTLNLRFRCFLAKVHELERRNRLLEKQLQQALEEGKQGRRGLARRDQAVQTGFISPVRPLGLPLGSRPAAVCTPSARVLGSPARSPAGPLAPSAACHPAPSTSASTAYSSSARFMPGTIWSFSHARRLGPGLEPTLVQGPGLSWVHPDGVGVQIDTITPEIRALYNVLAKVKRERDEYKRRWEEEYAVRLQLQERVDELQEEAQEADACQEELAMKVEQLKAELVVFKGLMSNNLSELDTKIQEKAMKVDMDICRRIDITAKLCDVAQQRNCEDMIKMFQKKLVPSMGGRKRERKAAVEEDTSLSESDGPRHPDGDEEESAALSINEEMQRMLNQLREYDFEDDCDSLTWEETEETLLLWEDFSGYALAAAEAPGEPEDSLEKVIKDTESLFKTREKEYQETIDQIELELATAKNDMNRHLHEYMEMCSMKRGLDVQMETCRRLITQSGDRKSPAFTAVPLSDPPPPPSEAEDSDRDVSSDSSMR
- the IFFO1 gene encoding non-homologous end joining factor IFFO1 isoform X3; the protein is MNPLFGPNLFLLQQEQQGLAGPLGDPLGGDHLAGGGDLPPAPLAPAGPAPYSPPGPGPAPPAAMALRNDLGSNINVLKTLNLRFRCFLAKVHELERRNRLLEKQLQQALEEGKQGRRGLARRDQAVQTGFISPVRPLGLPLGSRPAAVCTPSARVLGSPARSPAGPLAPSAACHPAPSTSASTAYSSSARFMPGTIWSFSHARRLGPGLEPTLVQGPGLSWVHPDGVGVQIDTITPEIRALYNVLAKVKRERDEYKRRWEEEYAVRLQLQERVDELQEEAQEADACQEELAMKVEQLKAELVVFKGLMSNNLSELDTKIQEKAMKVDMDICRRIDITAKLCDVAQQRNCEDMIKMFQKLVPSMGGRKRERKAAVEEDTSLSESDGPRHPDGDEEESAALSINEEMQRMLNQLREYDFEDDCDSLTWEETEETLLLWEDFSGYALAAAEAPGEQPEDSLEKVIKDTESLFKTREKEYQETIDQIELELATAKNDMNRHLHEYMEMCSMKRGLDVQMETCRRLITQSGDRKSPAFTAVPLSDPPPPPSEAEDSDRDVSSDSSMR
- the IFFO1 gene encoding non-homologous end joining factor IFFO1 isoform X4; this encodes MNPLFGPNLFLLQQEQQGLAGPLGDPLGGDHLAGGGDLPPAPLAPAGPAPYSPPGPGPAPPAAMALRNDLGSNINVLKTLNLRFRCFLAKVHELERRNRLLEKQLQQALEEGKQGRRGLARRDQAVQTGFISPVRPLGLPLGSRPAAVCTPSARVLGSPARSPAGPLAPSAACHPAPSTSASTAYSSSARFMPGTIWSFSHARRLGPGLEPTLVQGPGLSWVHPDGVGVQIDTITPEIRALYNVLAKVKRERDEYKRRWEEEYAVRLQLQERVDELQEEAQEADACQEELAMKVEQLKAELVVFKGLMSNNLSELDTKIQEKAMKVDMDICRRIDITAKLCDVAQQRNCEDMIKMFQKLVPSMGGRKRERKAAVEEDTSLSESDGPRHPDGDEEESAALSINEEMQRMLNQLREYDFEDDCDSLTWEETEETLLLWEDFSGYALAAAEAPGEPEDSLEKVIKDTESLFKTREKEYQETIDQIELELATAKNDMNRHLHEYMEMCSMKRGLDVQMETCRRLITQSGDRKSPAFTAVPLSDPPPPPSEAEDSDRDVSSDSSMR
- the IFFO1 gene encoding non-homologous end joining factor IFFO1 isoform X5, which codes for MNPLFGPNLFLLQQEQQGLAGPLGDPLGGDHLAGGGDLPPAPLAPAGPAPYSPPGPGPAPPAAMALRNDLGSNINVLKTLNLRFRCFLAKVHELERRNRLLEKQLQQALEEGKQGRRGLARRDQAVQTGFISPVRPLGLPLGSRPAAVCTPSARVLGSPARSPAGPLAPSAACHPAPSTSASTAYSSSARFMPGTIWSFSHARRLGPGLEPTLVQGPGLSWVHPDGVGVQIDTITPEIRALYNVLAKVKRERDEYKRRWEEEYAVRLQLQERVDELQEEAQEADACQEELAMKVEQLKAELVVFKGLMSNNLSELDTKIQEKAMKVDMDICRRIDITAKLCDVAQQRNCEDMIKMFQVPSMGGRKRERKAAVEEDTSLSESDGPRHPDGDEEESAALSINEEMQRMLNQLREYDFEDDCDSLTWEETEETLLLWEDFSGYALAAAEAPGEQPEDSLEKVIKDTESLFKTREKEYQETIDQIELELATAKNDMNRHLHEYMEMCSMKRGLDVQMETCRRLITQSGDRKSPAFTAVPLSDPPPPPSEAEDSDRDVSSDSSMR